A region from the Paraburkholderia youngii genome encodes:
- a CDS encoding DUF1269 domain-containing protein: protein MRRLYFLVPDTTTAKAIVDDLLRARITWRHIHVLANHSVALEQLPEASLLQSSDVVHSLERGVALGGATGALRGLVALVYPPAELAIAGGAVVALTLAGAGFGAWTATMIGVDDPNTRLERFRGAIRDGQLLIMADVPGSREQEIEQMVAQHFPKADLEGAEPTTPIFP, encoded by the coding sequence ATGAGACGTCTTTATTTCCTCGTACCTGACACGACGACGGCGAAGGCGATCGTAGACGACTTGCTGCGGGCGCGGATCACATGGCGACATATCCATGTTCTCGCGAATCACAGTGTCGCACTCGAACAGTTACCCGAGGCATCCTTGCTGCAAAGCAGCGACGTCGTGCACTCGCTCGAACGCGGCGTGGCGCTCGGCGGTGCGACCGGCGCGCTGCGCGGTCTCGTGGCGCTGGTCTATCCTCCCGCGGAGCTCGCAATTGCGGGCGGAGCCGTCGTCGCTTTGACGTTGGCAGGTGCCGGCTTCGGGGCCTGGACGGCCACGATGATCGGCGTCGACGACCCGAATACACGACTCGAGCGCTTTCGTGGCGCCATACGCGACGGCCAGCTCCTGATCATGGCCGACGTGCCTGGATCGCGCGAACAGGAGATCGAGCAGATGGTCGCGCAGCATTTTCCGAAAGCCGATCTCGAAGGCGCGGAGCCCACGACACCGATCTTCCCCTGA
- a CDS encoding GYD domain-containing protein: MATYVILSRLAPDAFTDPSELKQLAATVAEKIRTECPAVTWKDSYLTLGRFDVLDVVESNDLKQLELAVLIIRGYGHAATETLQATPWNEFIAAL; this comes from the coding sequence ATGGCTACCTACGTCATCCTGAGCCGTCTCGCTCCTGACGCATTCACGGATCCCAGTGAACTGAAGCAGCTCGCCGCCACAGTGGCCGAAAAGATCAGGACCGAATGCCCTGCCGTGACCTGGAAGGACAGCTATCTGACGCTCGGGCGCTTCGACGTCCTGGACGTTGTCGAGTCGAACGATCTGAAGCAGCTCGAGCTGGCGGTTTTAATTATCCGCGGCTATGGACACGCCGCTACCGAGACCCTACAGGCGACGCCGTGGAACGAGTTCATCGCGGCCCTGTAG
- a CDS encoding TetR/AcrR family transcriptional regulator, with translation MRRSKLETAETRRRIVDVAARAFRANGIQTTGLADLMADAGLSHGGFYRHFESKDHLIAQACEAALTEIIGKLEAAAGERTGAKAFKAIVEAYVSTSHRDAPADGCPLAGMGSELARADGQTRAVAARGFDGLVDSLASRSGRRHHAAARSEAIFALSAMIGALTMARIVEDPDESAAILQTVQERLIKM, from the coding sequence ATGAGGAGATCGAAACTTGAAACTGCTGAGACCCGCCGTCGAATCGTCGATGTTGCGGCTCGCGCGTTCAGGGCGAACGGCATCCAGACGACAGGTTTGGCGGATCTGATGGCTGACGCGGGACTCTCGCACGGTGGTTTTTATCGGCATTTCGAGTCCAAAGACCATTTAATCGCACAAGCGTGCGAAGCCGCGCTAACCGAGATCATCGGCAAGCTCGAAGCGGCCGCGGGCGAGCGCACCGGCGCTAAAGCTTTCAAGGCCATCGTCGAGGCTTACGTGTCGACGTCCCACCGCGACGCACCGGCAGACGGTTGCCCGCTCGCGGGCATGGGCAGCGAGCTCGCGCGCGCCGACGGACAAACGCGGGCAGTTGCCGCGCGCGGGTTCGACGGTCTCGTCGACAGTCTGGCAAGTCGGTCCGGGCGTCGGCACCATGCAGCAGCAAGGTCCGAAGCGATCTTCGCTCTCTCGGCGATGATCGGCGCTCTCACCATGGCGCGTATCGTTGAAGACCCTGACGAGTCCGCGGCAATTCTTCAGACGGTCCAAGAACGCCTCATCAAGATGTAG
- a CDS encoding NmrA family NAD(P)-binding protein, with protein MQQRKYLITGATGKTGVHTIRHLLNDGHAVRALVHQEDERSAALRAQGAEVVVGDLLEHDDVLRAMDGVTGAYLCYPVRPGFIEATAYFADAARRAGVEVLAEMSQISAREDSKSHAARNHWIAERVLDWSGVPTVHIRPTFFSEWLIFPWVLDTIVNEGRITLPYGNGRHAPIAAEDQARFIATVLTNPSGHIGNTYELCGPIELDHQGIADEIGKVLDREIVYNPATLDEYREHLQKYGLPEFMIQHFIEVAIDYQNGVFAGKDGIIEQVTGQAPQTVEEFVRANRQLFEG; from the coding sequence ATGCAGCAACGTAAATATCTGATCACTGGCGCCACAGGCAAGACAGGCGTCCACACCATTCGTCATCTGTTGAACGACGGGCATGCTGTCCGAGCCTTAGTACACCAGGAAGACGAACGCAGTGCAGCGCTTCGTGCCCAGGGCGCCGAAGTCGTCGTCGGCGATCTGCTCGAGCATGACGATGTGCTCCGCGCAATGGACGGCGTGACTGGCGCATACCTGTGCTATCCGGTGCGGCCGGGCTTCATCGAGGCGACAGCGTATTTCGCGGACGCGGCACGGCGTGCGGGGGTGGAAGTCCTCGCAGAAATGTCGCAAATCTCCGCGCGGGAAGACTCGAAGAGTCACGCGGCGCGCAATCATTGGATCGCAGAACGGGTTCTCGACTGGTCGGGCGTGCCAACGGTTCACATCCGACCAACGTTCTTCTCGGAATGGCTGATCTTCCCATGGGTGCTCGATACCATCGTCAACGAAGGGAGAATTACCCTTCCTTACGGAAACGGACGCCATGCACCGATTGCCGCGGAAGACCAGGCGCGTTTCATCGCTACCGTACTGACAAATCCTTCCGGCCATATTGGCAATACCTACGAACTGTGCGGTCCGATCGAACTCGACCATCAGGGCATCGCGGATGAAATCGGCAAGGTTCTCGACCGGGAAATTGTTTATAACCCAGCGACGCTCGACGAATATCGCGAACACCTGCAAAAGTACGGTCTTCCGGAGTTTATGATCCAGCACTTCATTGAGGTTGCCATCGACTACCAGAACGGTGTCTTCGCGGGCAAAGACGGCATCATCGAGCAAGTCACCGGACAGGCGCCGCAAACCGTTGAAGAGTTTGTCCGCGCCAACCGGCAGCTTTTCGAAGGCTGA